TCGGATGAGGGTGGTTGTGCTTGATATGGTCCATTGGAGCGTTATCACATCCCTTCTCTTCGGACTTAAGTTCCAAGTTTCCTCATCACCCTTTCATAACCGTCTTCAATATCTCCAGATCCTTCCACAGTCCCTTATCCGAAGCCATACAACCTCCCTGATCAGCACAAGTACAAGTCCCTCCTAAAAACTCCGGCAACTCACAAGTATTGTCCGGATTGACGCAAATTTGGTTTGGCAGCACAAGCGTACAAGGATTACAACTTTGGTTCGTCACCGAGATACCAAACCAAAGTTGCATCAATCCGAACAATacaaaaaatccaaaacatCCACTTTCGGAATATGTCAACAGCAAATAATCTATTAACACGCGAATTACCAGTTCTCCATTCACTTTTCTCGATCACTCGCCGCTTCCTTCTTTTAATTTTAGTGCATGTGAAATAATCTAATTTTTGTCCTCCATCATCAAATGTTCTTTCGAATTCCTGGACATGGTATTTTATATATCCGTCCACGGTTGTCACTTGCATCAGCTTTGTGGGATCTACTTTCCCTAGTCTCTCAAAAATATATACACAGGCCTTCCATCTTTCTCCACTCCATGGTGTTCGTGTGGATCCTACTCCAGGTCTTCATGGAGTTCCTCAAATTCAAAATATATTGTGCTTGGAAGGAAGAAGCTCCACCGGTATGGGCGCCTGGTGGATTGCCTCAGCAGCCTGCAACTCCTCTGAGTCGTGCACTAGCACAATTTCTGCAGGCATGACTTTGCGgcttcttcttcaccttcttccccttcttcaaCGACCCGTGTAAGGGTTTAGGAGACAGAGGTCCAGACATGGCTCTTGTTCGAGAGGAAATACTTCTGTTCCGTTTTGGGGGCAGGGAGACATGGCCATAACTGTGGATTTTATATCCTTCGAAAATGACGGAAGGATGGTAGGCATTTTCCATTTTTAGGGTTGGATTAAGAACTTGATTTGTGTTATTATTAACAAATTAGACAGTGTTCTCAACACTCAATCTCTAATGTTTACAATTCGAAGCGTCTCCTTCAAGCTTAAGAGGGTTCCGAATCAAATCGAAAATCCAGATTAAGGAATGATGCAgtgttgcagagagagagagagagagacggagTTATGccttcaaaaactccatttcATCACTTATTTTTGTTACATTTCTTTTACAAAGATATGACTAGAAAAAGatcttgaaaacaaaaacagagcCGTCAGTTAACACAACCCAATTTCTCACCCCCAGCTGCAGCCAAAGGATCACTAAAAAAGgtttctaaaatttaaaaatataaacagAAAGGTCGGCCTCTGAACATATAGATACATATATCTCTCTATATATAACTATGCAGCAGCAGCTAATGGAGGTGGTGAAGGAGGAATTCCAGTAAACAAATTGGTTGGCGACGCTCTGTTATTCCCCCCTTCTTTCAGATTCACCTCCTCGTCCTCCTCTTTGTCTTCCTCCTCGGAATCCCAGAGAAATTTGGCATATGATGCTAGAACATAACTGCACCATCAAATCCACAAAACACAGTCAGAACAATTGATCCGCAAAACGTACCAATATGTTTTTTTTGAGAAGACAAAAACGTACCAATATGTTATCGACACATTTAGATACAATATCTACGGCGAATTACCTATCATCAGGGGCAGCTTGAACAGCTTGATCAAAGTAAGACTGAGCTCTTGGAGCATCCTTGTGAATCTGCCATACCAAATCCGCAAACATTGACAGAACAGTTCCGTCATTCGGGCACGCCAGAATTGCTCTCCCGCAGTACTCTTCGGCTTTTCCGAAATCCCCTTGAACCTGTAAAATTTTTCCCATCACAAAATATCATTAGCTTCAATAAAGATTCAATCTGttgtatttaaatttaaagATTTTGGTATGAATTTGGATACCTCTTTCAAAAAGCGAGCATAATTGCTAAGGATCATGGGATTTCCAGGATTAGCGTCGATCATTTTCTGGTAGTACAAATCGGTGCTCGCACCGCCTTGATTCGATTCCCCAAATCCATTGCACTCATCTCCGTCGTCCGATTCACCACTCCCTCCGCCATTACCACCGCAGATCTTGCCGCCTCCTCCACCAACGCCGCCCCCTTCCAAATCGCTCAGCAACCTCCTGTCCTCCCTCAACCCGGCCTCACACCCCTCCAACTCCACCAATCCCAAGGAGGCCGTTCTGCCCAACCCAGAGGCAGCAAAACCCATCTCCATTTTTATCTCGTCTTCCTCTTCTCTCTCCACAAACCCATCCATCGGGATGCTGATGGCCTTTCTTTTCAGCGGCGCCACCATGAAATCTCTGAGATCGTCCTCGGAGACCGCCCGGGTCAACCTCCTCCCCGAGTCGCTGATCGGCGACAGCAAAAAGGGCGACCGCGACGACGCCGTGAGGGTAACGGAGCGAGTTCTCTGgatttgctgcaccatttccGGTTGCTGATCGAAAAATGTTGAATCTTTGGAATACTGCAGCCATGAGTTGGGCACCGGCGTCGATGAGCTCCGTAGAAGCATATTTTCTTGTTAAAATCTGAGTCTCAGAAAAACCCAAACCTCAGACTCCAAAAAGACTTTAAAATTCGAGAATTCGAACCGAGAGATTAAAAACATTGAGGGGGAGAGAAACTGCGTTTGTGAAGGAATTCGAGAATTTTGCAGGTGAGAGGTGAGGATTGAGGAAGAAGACAGTAATGGGGAGATAATATATAGAGGAGGAAAGGGCGGGGTGCGGATGAGATCTCAGCCGTTGATTGTATCCGTGTCTAGTGGAGTGATGTGAGATGGGGCGAGGGAGTGTAAGGACGCGTTTGTTCGTATGGTTTGGTTAAAAGCAAAAGCCTAAAAGTGCTTCTGCTTTTTGGGCAGTTTAGGGATTTTAGGCTTTTGgaattttgatttgtttggtCAGATCCTCAGCGCAAGAATCGCTCATGCAAACCCTAAAAAAGTGTGATTTGATCCTCTCCATATGCTAATGCACctcaatttgttatattttgtcAAGGTTAATTTTGGAAAATACTACTAAAATCAGTAGGTACAAGAATTAGGAAACTTGCATATTTGTTTTTATAGTAAAACGTTAGGAGTTAGGACAACCAATGAGG
Above is a window of Malus sylvestris chromosome 15, drMalSylv7.2, whole genome shotgun sequence DNA encoding:
- the LOC126605170 gene encoding uncharacterized protein LOC126605170, with the translated sequence MLLRSSSTPVPNSWLQYSKDSTFFDQQPEMVQQIQRTRSVTLTASSRSPFLLSPISDSGRRLTRAVSEDDLRDFMVAPLKRKAISIPMDGFVEREEEDEIKMEMGFAASGLGRTASLGLVELEGCEAGLREDRRLLSDLEGGGVGGGGGKICGGNGGGSGESDDGDECNGFGESNQGGASTDLYYQKMIDANPGNPMILSNYARFLKEVQGDFGKAEEYCGRAILACPNDGTVLSMFADLVWQIHKDAPRAQSYFDQAVQAAPDDSYVLASYAKFLWDSEEEDKEEDEEVNLKEGGNNRASPTNLFTGIPPSPPPLAAAA